The stretch of DNA GTGGCATACATCTGTGGTATTGCCGCATTCATGGCTTTCAATGCATTTATCGCATTGCTTATTGCACGCGTGTGGGCTCGCCTGCGCTCGCAACCTTTGCACCCATAAGAGTTCTAGGCTGAAGATATGAGCGATAGGTTCGACACCGCAGAAATTCTCAAGGCCAGCTTTACAGCAGAGGATCTTCTCGACGATGATGCTCCGACAACCCTGACCGAAGATGACGCCTGGCGCCAAGGTTATCCCTATGACACCAAGATGACCAGAAAAGAGTATGAGCACCGAAAGCATGTCTTACAGGTGGAACTACTCAAACTGCAGGTGTGGATTAAGGAGACAGGTCAGCGTGTCATCCTCTTGTTTGAAGGTCGCGATGCTGCCGGCAAGGGTGGAACCATCAAACGCTTCATGGAGCACCTCAACCCTCGTGGCGCACGAGTGGTTGCTCTGGAAAAACCAACAGAACGTGAACGCACCCAGTGGTATTTCCAACGCTATGTTGAGCACTTTCCTGCGGCCGGAGAACTGGTCATGTTTGACCGCTCCTGGTACAACCGGGCAGGTGTGGAACGTGTGATGGGGTATTGCACAGACGCCGAGTATGAGGAATTCATTCGCTCTGCTCCAGAGTTCGAACGCATGCTAGCCAACTCTGGGATCAAGATTTTCAAGTTTTGGTTCTCGGTTGGTGAAGCAGAACAGCGCCGGCGTTTTCTTGAACGTCGCACTGACCCCGTTAAAAGATGGAAGCTTTCCCCCACGGATTTAGCGTCCCTAGATAAATGGGATGCCTACACCGAAGCCAAAGAGGCAATGTTTAGAGCCACAAGCACGGATGTTGCACCGTGGACGGTGGTGAAGTCCAACGATAAGAAACGTGCACGTCTTGAGGCAATGAAGTGGGTTCTTAATGCTTTCGATTACGAGGGCAAAGATTCCAGCGTGATCGGTGAAAATGACTCACTGATTATCGGTAGCCCTGCAGATGTTTATGACCAGGGTGAATCACCTACAACGGCTATCCCTGTTGTCACGAAGCTGAGATAGACCCGATGCCTCTCAATCACGAAGCTCAGGCTTCCATCGAATTTTTCTCCCGACCTCGTGCAAGCAGGGCTGAACGGAAAGTGTTGGGGGAGCACTTGCGAGAACAAGTTCCCCTCGAAAGTCATGCTCAGCTGCCTGCGCCAGAACGCAGAGCTGATGCACTGACTATTCTTCGCAGTCAAGAAACAGTCCGCGAACCCACGCTCGTTCCGCTTCGTTATGAGCGAATGTCACAGAATCCCTTTGCCCATCTCCGTGGGGCTGCTGCTGTGATGGCACACGATCTTTCCCTGCAACCCACGAGTGGTATTGAAGTGCAACTGTGCGGAGATGCTCA from Aurantimicrobium sp. MWH-Uga1 encodes:
- the ppk2 gene encoding polyphosphate kinase 2, whose protein sequence is MSDRFDTAEILKASFTAEDLLDDDAPTTLTEDDAWRQGYPYDTKMTRKEYEHRKHVLQVELLKLQVWIKETGQRVILLFEGRDAAGKGGTIKRFMEHLNPRGARVVALEKPTERERTQWYFQRYVEHFPAAGELVMFDRSWYNRAGVERVMGYCTDAEYEEFIRSAPEFERMLANSGIKIFKFWFSVGEAEQRRRFLERRTDPVKRWKLSPTDLASLDKWDAYTEAKEAMFRATSTDVAPWTVVKSNDKKRARLEAMKWVLNAFDYEGKDSSVIGENDSLIIGSPADVYDQGESPTTAIPVVTKLR